A genome region from Sulfitobacter sp. W027 includes the following:
- the xylA gene encoding xylose isomerase, with amino-acid sequence MSDFFKDIKPLSYDPEGSDLTFRHYNPDEMVMGKRMEDHLRFAVAYWHSFAWPGGDPFGGQTFDRPWFGETMDMARLKADVAFEMFDLLNAPFFCWHDADIRPEGDTFAESLRNFEEIIDYLGTKMESSKTKLLWGTANLFGHRRFMSGAATNPDPEVFAWSAATVKACMDATHKLDGQNYVLWGGREGYETLLNTDLKRERQQAGRFLQMAVEYKHKIGFKGAILVEPKPQEPTKHQYDFDVATVYGFLKEFGLEGEVQMNIEQGHAILAGHSFEHELALASSLGIFGSIDMNRNDYQSGWDTDQFPNNVPEVALAYYEVLKAGGFTTGGTNFDAKLRRQSLDPVDLVAAHAGAMDVCARGFKAAAAMLEDGTLEAMRDERYAGWESPNAKAMLEGDLASIAAQVAKDGINPQPRSGRQEILENIVNRFV; translated from the coding sequence ATGAGTGATTTCTTTAAAGATATTAAGCCCCTGTCCTATGATCCAGAAGGGTCTGACCTGACCTTTCGGCACTACAATCCTGACGAAATGGTCATGGGCAAACGGATGGAAGACCACCTGCGTTTTGCCGTGGCCTATTGGCATTCCTTTGCGTGGCCCGGCGGCGATCCATTCGGCGGCCAGACATTCGACCGCCCGTGGTTTGGCGAGACGATGGACATGGCACGCCTCAAGGCCGATGTGGCGTTTGAGATGTTCGACCTTTTGAACGCGCCTTTCTTCTGCTGGCACGATGCCGACATCCGCCCCGAAGGCGATACATTCGCTGAGAGCCTGCGTAATTTCGAAGAGATCATCGACTACCTCGGCACCAAGATGGAAAGCTCCAAGACCAAGCTGCTTTGGGGCACCGCGAACCTCTTTGGTCACCGCCGCTTTATGTCGGGTGCGGCCACCAACCCCGACCCGGAGGTCTTTGCCTGGTCCGCGGCGACGGTCAAAGCCTGTATGGACGCGACCCACAAGCTGGACGGGCAGAACTATGTGCTTTGGGGCGGGCGCGAGGGCTATGAGACCCTGCTCAACACCGACCTGAAACGCGAGCGCCAGCAGGCGGGGCGTTTCTTGCAGATGGCGGTGGAGTACAAACACAAGATCGGCTTCAAGGGCGCTATTCTGGTGGAGCCGAAGCCGCAGGAGCCGACCAAACACCAGTATGATTTCGATGTCGCCACGGTTTACGGTTTCCTCAAGGAGTTCGGGCTTGAGGGCGAGGTTCAGATGAACATCGAACAGGGCCACGCGATCCTTGCAGGCCATTCGTTCGAGCATGAGCTGGCGCTGGCGTCCTCATTGGGCATTTTCGGCTCCATCGACATGAACCGCAACGACTACCAATCGGGCTGGGACACGGATCAATTCCCCAACAACGTCCCCGAGGTCGCGTTGGCCTATTACGAGGTGCTCAAAGCGGGCGGTTTCACCACCGGCGGCACCAATTTCGACGCCAAGCTGCGGCGGCAATCGCTTGACCCGGTCGATCTGGTCGCGGCCCATGCAGGCGCGATGGACGTCTGCGCGCGGGGCTTCAAAGCCGCCGCCGCGATGTTGGAGGATGGCACGCTCGAGGCCATGCGTGATGAACGCTACGCGGGGTGGGAGAGCCCCAACGCCAAGGCCATGCTGGAGGGGGATCTGGCCAGCATCGCGGCGCAAGTCGCCAAAGACGGCATCAATCCGCAGCCCCGTTCGGGCCGGCAGGAAATTCTGGAGAATATCGTGAACCGGTTCGTTTGA
- a CDS encoding sugar phosphate isomerase/epimerase, which produces MKTIKGPALFLAQFAGDEAPFNSWNSITKWAADCGYKGVQVPSWDARLIDLAKAASSKDYCDEFKGKAVENGVEVTELSTHLQGQLVAVHPAYDTAFDGFAAEEVRGNPKARQEWAVEQVKMALSASKNMGIGAHATFSGALAWPYVYPWPQRPAGLIETAFDELAARWLPILNHAEDCGVDVCYEIHPGEDLHDGITYEMFLERTGNHVRANMLYDPSHYVLQCLDYVDNIDIYKDRIKMFHVKDAEFNPTGRQGVYSGYQSWTDRAGRFRSLGDGQVDFGAVFSKLAANDFDGWAVVEWECCLKHPEDGAREGAQFVSDHIIRVTDKAFDDFADGGTDEAANRKMLGID; this is translated from the coding sequence ATGAAAACGATCAAGGGACCAGCGCTGTTTCTGGCGCAGTTTGCAGGCGACGAAGCGCCGTTCAACTCTTGGAATAGCATCACTAAATGGGCTGCCGATTGTGGGTACAAAGGCGTACAGGTGCCCAGTTGGGACGCGCGGCTGATCGACTTGGCCAAAGCGGCATCGAGCAAGGATTACTGCGATGAGTTCAAGGGCAAGGCAGTCGAGAACGGCGTAGAGGTCACCGAACTTTCGACCCACCTTCAGGGCCAGTTGGTCGCGGTGCACCCGGCCTATGACACCGCATTCGATGGCTTCGCGGCAGAGGAAGTGCGCGGCAATCCGAAGGCGCGTCAGGAATGGGCGGTCGAGCAGGTCAAAATGGCCCTTTCGGCGTCGAAAAACATGGGGATCGGCGCACATGCGACCTTTTCGGGCGCTTTGGCTTGGCCCTATGTCTACCCATGGCCACAGCGCCCTGCGGGGTTGATCGAGACGGCCTTTGACGAGTTGGCCGCGCGCTGGTTGCCGATCCTGAACCACGCCGAGGATTGCGGTGTCGATGTCTGCTATGAGATCCACCCCGGCGAAGACCTGCATGATGGCATCACCTATGAGATGTTCTTGGAACGCACGGGCAATCACGTACGGGCCAACATGCTCTATGATCCCAGCCACTATGTGCTGCAATGTCTTGATTACGTTGATAACATCGACATCTATAAAGACCGGATCAAGATGTTCCACGTCAAGGATGCCGAGTTCAATCCGACGGGTCGGCAGGGGGTCTATTCAGGCTACCAAAGCTGGACGGACCGCGCCGGGCGGTTCCGGTCGCTGGGCGACGGGCAGGTTGATTTCGGCGCGGTCTTTTCCAAATTGGCGGCGAATGATTTCGATGGCTGGGCCGTGGTGGAATGGGAATGCTGCCTCAAGCATCCCGAAGACGGCGCGCGCGAGGGGGCGCAATTCGTCTCCGATCACATCATCCGCGTAACCGACAAAGCCTTTGACGACTTCGCCGATGGCGGCACCGATGAGGCGGCAAACCGCAAGATGCTGGGGATCGACTGA
- a CDS encoding Gfo/Idh/MocA family protein translates to MARIRLGMVGGGNDAFIGGVHRIASRIDDRFDLVAGALSSTPEKSAASAEALGIPRSYGSFEEMAEAEAAREDGIEAVSIVTPNHVHAAAAKAFLAKGIHVICDKPLTSTLEDAEALAASVAEADALFILTHNYTGYPMIRQARAMVAAGDLGEIRIVQAEYPQDWLTAPAEKEGVKQAEWRTDPARSGAGGSVGDIGTHAHNLACFVSGLEVESLAADLQCWGAGRKLDDNAHMMLRFAGGARGMLWSSQVAPGNENALKLRIYGDKGGLEWSQEDPNYLWFTPLEEPKRLITRNGAGASEASQSVSRIPGGHPEGYLEGFATIYNEAADAIRAVQGGASRESSMGVLPGITAGMAGMRFINACVTSSANDAAWTKL, encoded by the coding sequence ATGGCGCGTATTCGACTTGGCATGGTGGGCGGCGGCAATGACGCCTTTATCGGCGGGGTGCACCGCATCGCTTCGCGCATCGACGACCGGTTCGATCTGGTCGCAGGCGCGCTGTCTTCGACCCCCGAGAAATCCGCCGCGAGTGCAGAGGCTTTGGGCATCCCGCGCTCCTACGGCAGTTTCGAAGAGATGGCCGAGGCCGAAGCCGCCCGCGAAGACGGGATCGAGGCGGTCTCGATCGTCACGCCCAACCACGTTCATGCCGCTGCCGCAAAGGCCTTCTTGGCCAAGGGCATCCATGTGATCTGCGACAAGCCCCTGACCTCCACGCTGGAGGATGCGGAGGCGTTGGCGGCCAGCGTCGCGGAGGCCGACGCACTCTTCATTCTCACCCATAATTACACCGGCTATCCGATGATCCGCCAAGCACGGGCCATGGTGGCGGCAGGTGATCTGGGCGAGATCCGCATCGTTCAGGCGGAATACCCGCAGGACTGGCTGACTGCCCCGGCGGAGAAAGAAGGCGTCAAACAGGCCGAATGGCGCACCGATCCCGCACGCTCGGGCGCGGGCGGCTCGGTGGGCGATATCGGCACCCATGCCCATAACCTCGCCTGTTTTGTCAGCGGTCTGGAGGTCGAAAGCCTTGCCGCCGATCTGCAATGCTGGGGCGCGGGCCGCAAGCTGGATGACAACGCCCATATGATGCTGCGGTTCGCCGGTGGCGCGCGCGGCATGCTGTGGTCAAGCCAAGTGGCCCCGGGCAATGAGAACGCGCTGAAGCTGCGTATCTATGGCGACAAGGGTGGCTTGGAATGGTCGCAAGAGGATCCCAACTACTTGTGGTTCACCCCCTTGGAAGAGCCAAAGCGCCTGATCACCCGCAACGGGGCAGGGGCGTCTGAGGCGTCGCAATCCGTGAGCCGCATTCCCGGCGGCCACCCCGAAGGCTACCTCGAAGGGTTCGCCACAATCTATAACGAAGCCGCCGATGCGATCCGCGCGGTGCAGGGCGGTGCCAGCCGCGAGAGCTCCATGGGCGTGCTCCCGGGCATCACTGCGGGCATGGCGGGGATGCGTTTCATCAACGCCTGTGTCACCTCCTCGGCCAATGATGCGGCGTGGACCAAGCTATGA
- a CDS encoding sugar ABC transporter ATP-binding protein translates to MSATPVLALRDVSKSFGSIEVLHGVTLALEPGTVHALIGENGAGKSTTMKIMAGYQLPSKGAVELEGATARFNSLYEGEMAGIVMIHQEFNLAEQLTVEQNIFLGRELKRGPLLDKAEMRRRTRDYLDRVACNVSPDALVSSLSNSDKQMVEIAKALSRDARVLIMDEPTAVLTKRETDVLFKQVAALRAAGTAVLFTSHKLDEVAEISDHVTIMRDGEVVQSSSTSEITEDEMATAMVGRNVSDLYPAKPGVAPDAAEVLSVENLSVPGFASNVSFSLQQGEILGVGGLIGSGRTEVMEGLAGLRPATSERITLFGLPVHFKQPSDAQQAGLCYLTEDRKLRGLLLERGMRENLTLQNLHKFGGFIIDRSAEEAALTDAIRDFDIRAGSRDVRVGNMSGGNQQKLLLAKIMLSEPRILIVDEPTRGIDIGTKQQIYAFLRKLAAAGHAIIVITSEMPELIGLADRVMVMRLGEVSGTLGPDEITEDAIVRLSMGLHAEQMPMTA, encoded by the coding sequence ATGAGTGCCACCCCCGTTCTTGCCCTGCGCGACGTGAGCAAAAGCTTCGGCTCGATCGAAGTGCTGCACGGCGTGACCCTCGCGCTGGAGCCGGGGACCGTTCATGCGCTGATCGGTGAGAACGGGGCGGGCAAGTCCACCACGATGAAGATCATGGCGGGCTATCAACTGCCCTCCAAAGGCGCTGTCGAACTTGAAGGTGCGACCGCCCGTTTCAACAGTCTGTACGAGGGCGAGATGGCCGGGATTGTGATGATCCATCAAGAGTTCAATCTGGCCGAACAGTTGACAGTTGAGCAGAACATCTTTCTGGGCCGCGAGTTGAAACGCGGGCCGCTGCTCGACAAAGCTGAGATGCGGCGACGCACGCGGGACTATCTTGATCGGGTGGCCTGCAACGTCTCCCCCGACGCGCTGGTGTCGAGCCTGTCGAACTCCGACAAACAGATGGTCGAAATCGCCAAAGCCCTGTCGCGCGATGCGCGGGTGCTGATCATGGATGAGCCGACGGCGGTGTTGACCAAACGCGAAACCGATGTGCTGTTCAAACAGGTCGCGGCCCTGCGCGCGGCAGGGACCGCGGTCTTGTTCACCTCGCATAAGCTGGACGAAGTGGCCGAGATCTCGGACCATGTCACCATCATGCGCGACGGCGAAGTGGTGCAATCCAGCTCGACCTCTGAGATCACCGAAGACGAAATGGCCACCGCCATGGTGGGCCGCAATGTGTCCGACCTCTATCCCGCCAAGCCCGGCGTGGCACCGGACGCTGCCGAGGTGCTGTCGGTCGAAAACCTCAGCGTGCCGGGCTTTGCCAGCAACGTATCCTTCTCTCTGCAACAGGGCGAGATTTTGGGTGTCGGCGGGCTCATCGGCTCAGGCAGGACTGAGGTGATGGAAGGGCTGGCGGGCCTGCGTCCGGCGACTTCTGAACGTATCACGCTCTTCGGCCTGCCGGTACATTTCAAACAACCCAGTGACGCGCAGCAGGCCGGGCTGTGCTATCTTACCGAAGACCGCAAGCTGCGCGGGCTGCTGCTGGAACGCGGAATGCGTGAAAACCTGACTCTGCAAAACCTGCATAAATTTGGCGGCTTCATAATTGATCGAAGCGCAGAAGAAGCCGCTCTTACAGACGCGATCCGCGATTTCGATATCCGCGCGGGCAGCCGCGATGTGCGTGTCGGCAATATGTCGGGCGGCAACCAGCAAAAGCTCCTGCTGGCAAAGATCATGCTCTCTGAACCGCGCATCCTAATCGTCGATGAGCCGACGCGAGGCATCGACATCGGCACCAAACAACAGATCTATGCCTTTCTGCGCAAATTGGCTGCCGCAGGCCATGCGATCATCGTGATCACCTCTGAAATGCCCGAACTCATTGGCCTTGCCGACCGCGTGATGGTCATGCGCTTAGGCGAGGTCAGCGGCACGTTGGGCCCGGATGAGATCACGGAAGACGCGATTGTCCGCCTCTCCATGGGGCTGCACGCCGAACAAATGCCGATGACGGCCTAA
- a CDS encoding ABC transporter permease — protein MTDVTTPHTKSFRMPSMSVLGPIIALIVLLVIGALMNSNFLSAANITNVLARSAFIGIIAVGMTFVITAGGLDLSVGSMAAFIAGLMILVMNAALPSLGVGVPIILLGMFTAIVAGLLAGLLNGFLITALGIEAFIVTLGSMGIYRSLVTWLADGGTLSLDFGLRSFYRPVYFDGILGISWPIIVFALVVIIGEIIMSRTVYGRHCAATGSNEHVAHYSNVNVNRTRLISYAALGILVGIATIMYVPRLGSASASTGVLWELEAIAAVIIGGTVLKGGFGRVWGTVIGVLILSLIGNILNLTDFVSPYLNGAIQGIIIILAVILQRERKTAL, from the coding sequence ATGACAGATGTAACCACACCTCACACCAAAAGCTTCCGGATGCCGTCGATGTCCGTCCTCGGGCCAATCATCGCGCTGATCGTCCTTTTGGTCATCGGCGCGCTGATGAACTCCAACTTCCTAAGTGCGGCGAATATCACCAACGTGCTTGCCCGCTCGGCCTTTATCGGGATCATCGCGGTGGGGATGACCTTTGTCATTACCGCCGGGGGGCTTGACCTCTCTGTCGGGTCGATGGCGGCCTTTATCGCGGGGCTGATGATCTTGGTGATGAACGCCGCTTTGCCAAGCCTCGGCGTCGGCGTGCCGATTATCCTGTTGGGGATGTTCACGGCCATCGTCGCGGGGCTACTGGCGGGGTTGTTGAACGGCTTTTTGATCACCGCGCTTGGCATTGAGGCGTTCATCGTCACGCTTGGCTCCATGGGCATCTACCGCTCGCTGGTGACGTGGCTGGCCGATGGCGGCACCCTGTCGCTCGATTTTGGTCTGCGCAGTTTCTACCGGCCCGTTTACTTTGACGGGATCCTCGGGATCAGTTGGCCGATCATCGTTTTTGCGCTGGTGGTCATCATCGGCGAAATCATCATGTCGCGCACCGTCTATGGCCGCCACTGCGCCGCCACGGGCTCCAACGAACATGTCGCGCATTATTCCAATGTGAACGTCAACCGCACGCGGCTGATCTCTTATGCCGCTCTGGGCATCTTGGTGGGCATCGCCACGATCATGTATGTGCCGCGCCTCGGCTCGGCCTCGGCCTCGACCGGGGTGCTGTGGGAGCTGGAGGCCATCGCCGCCGTTATCATAGGCGGCACCGTGCTTAAGGGCGGTTTCGGTCGGGTCTGGGGCACCGTCATCGGCGTGCTGATCCTAAGCCTCATCGGCAATATTCTGAACCTCACCGATTTCGTATCGCCATATCTCAACGGGGCGATCCAAGGGATTATCATCATTCTCGCTGTGATCCTACAGCGCGAAAGGAAGACGGCGCTTTAA
- a CDS encoding ABC transporter substrate-binding protein: MTFTKTFIATALATAVGTGAFAQETKVIGVSIPAATHGWAGGMNFHAKETVERLEEVYPDLDFVLATASDPGKQVNDIEDMVATRNIDALVVLPFESDPLTPPVQAVADGGAWVTVVDRGLSVEGIQDLYVAGDNSGFGKVSGEFMTQQMPDGGDIVVLRGIPTTIDNERVEGFNAAIEGSGINVLDMEHGNWNRDDSFTVMQDFLSKYPNIDAVWASDDDMAIGVLAAIEAAGRDDVKFVLGGAGMKEMIKRTADGDAMIPANVTYPPSMIATAIELTAVGLTSNAPVSGTFVIGSVLVTQENAMDFYYPDSPF; the protein is encoded by the coding sequence ATGACATTTACCAAAACATTCATTGCCACAGCGCTGGCCACGGCTGTCGGTACGGGCGCCTTTGCCCAAGAGACCAAGGTCATCGGCGTCTCGATCCCGGCGGCGACCCACGGCTGGGCGGGGGGCATGAACTTCCACGCCAAGGAAACCGTCGAGCGGTTGGAAGAGGTCTATCCTGACCTCGACTTCGTGCTCGCCACCGCGTCGGACCCCGGCAAACAGGTCAACGATATCGAAGACATGGTCGCCACACGCAACATCGACGCGCTGGTGGTGCTGCCGTTCGAATCCGATCCGCTGACCCCGCCGGTGCAGGCTGTGGCCGACGGCGGTGCATGGGTGACGGTGGTCGACCGGGGTCTGTCGGTTGAAGGCATTCAAGACCTCTATGTGGCGGGCGACAACAGCGGCTTTGGCAAGGTCTCGGGTGAGTTTATGACCCAGCAAATGCCCGATGGCGGCGATATCGTCGTGCTGCGCGGCATCCCCACCACCATCGACAATGAGCGTGTCGAGGGCTTCAACGCGGCGATCGAAGGCTCCGGCATCAATGTGCTCGACATGGAGCATGGCAACTGGAACCGCGACGACAGCTTTACCGTGATGCAGGATTTCCTGTCGAAATACCCCAATATCGACGCGGTCTGGGCCTCGGATGATGATATGGCGATTGGCGTGCTGGCCGCGATTGAGGCCGCAGGGCGCGATGATGTGAAATTCGTACTCGGCGGTGCCGGCATGAAAGAGATGATCAAGCGCACAGCCGATGGCGACGCGATGATCCCGGCCAATGTGACTTATCCGCCTTCGATGATCGCCACCGCGATTGAACTGACCGCCGTGGGCCTCACCTCCAACGCGCCGGTCTCGGGCACTTTCGTCATCGGTTCGGTTCTGGTGACCCAAGAGAACGCGATGGATTTCTACTATCCTGACAGCCCGTTCTGA
- the xylB gene encoding xylulokinase, whose product MTYLGLDLGTSGVKALLIDEGQKALAEGHAPLEVQRPHPMWSEQDPQSWITACEAAIAQVRAVAPVHFAALRGIAVSGQMHGATLLDANDRPLRPAILWNDGRAHAECAELEARADFRGLGGNIVMAGFTAPKLRWVQKHEPEVFAQVRKVLLPKDYVGLWLTGEHVSEMSDAAGTLWLDVGNRDWSDELLAATDLTRDHMPRLVEGSARAGGLRADLAADWGVSNVAVAGGAGDNAATAVGLGLVQPGQGFLSLGTSGVLFTVTDRFASNTESAVHSFCHAVPETWHQMGVILSATDALAWLGQITGQNPAALAGMVGDVAQPSPITFLPYLSGERTPHNAPNATGAFHGLRRAHGLPDMVQAVMEGVGFAFADCCRALEHCGSLPERVCVAGGGSQSETWLQMIADITGLTLDVPESGAQGAALGAARLAMLGSGEVAQPEVIVPPKIRKSIAPNPALKPAYARGYAAFRAAWNGAST is encoded by the coding sequence ATGACCTATCTCGGCTTGGACCTAGGCACCTCGGGCGTCAAAGCGCTTTTGATCGACGAAGGCCAAAAAGCCTTGGCCGAGGGTCATGCCCCGTTGGAGGTTCAGCGCCCACACCCGATGTGGAGCGAGCAGGACCCTCAATCATGGATCACCGCCTGCGAGGCCGCGATTGCGCAGGTCCGCGCGGTGGCCCCCGTGCACTTTGCAGCGCTGCGCGGCATTGCCGTGTCGGGCCAGATGCACGGTGCCACGCTATTGGATGCCAACGACCGGCCCCTGCGCCCGGCAATCTTGTGGAACGATGGCCGCGCCCACGCCGAATGCGCGGAGTTGGAAGCGCGCGCCGATTTTCGCGGGCTAGGCGGCAATATTGTCATGGCAGGTTTTACTGCGCCCAAGTTGCGGTGGGTGCAAAAGCATGAGCCTGAGGTTTTCGCACAGGTCCGCAAAGTTCTGTTGCCCAAGGACTATGTCGGTCTTTGGCTGACGGGGGAACATGTCTCGGAAATGTCTGACGCGGCAGGCACGCTTTGGCTTGATGTCGGCAACCGCGATTGGTCTGATGAATTGCTCGCCGCCACGGACCTGACCCGTGATCATATGCCACGCTTGGTCGAAGGCAGCGCGCGGGCGGGCGGGCTTCGGGCGGATCTGGCCGCCGACTGGGGTGTCAGCAATGTCGCCGTTGCGGGCGGTGCAGGCGACAACGCTGCCACCGCCGTGGGGCTGGGGCTGGTGCAACCGGGGCAGGGGTTTTTGTCACTCGGCACTTCGGGCGTGCTGTTCACCGTGACTGACCGTTTCGCCAGTAACACTGAGAGCGCAGTGCATAGTTTCTGCCATGCGGTGCCCGAGACATGGCACCAGATGGGCGTGATCTTATCGGCCACGGATGCGTTGGCTTGGCTGGGGCAGATCACCGGGCAGAACCCGGCGGCGCTGGCGGGCATGGTGGGGGACGTGGCGCAGCCCTCGCCAATCACTTTCTTGCCCTATCTTTCGGGCGAACGGACCCCGCATAACGCACCCAATGCCACCGGTGCCTTCCACGGTCTGCGCCGCGCGCATGGGTTGCCCGATATGGTGCAAGCGGTGATGGAGGGGGTCGGCTTTGCATTTGCCGATTGCTGTCGTGCGCTCGAACACTGTGGCTCCCTGCCTGAGCGTGTCTGCGTGGCGGGTGGGGGCAGCCAGTCGGAAACCTGGCTTCAGATGATCGCCGATATCACTGGCCTGACCCTCGACGTGCCCGAAAGTGGCGCGCAGGGGGCAGCGCTTGGGGCGGCGCGGCTGGCGATGCTGGGCAGCGGTGAGGTGGCGCAACCAGAAGTGATTGTGCCCCCGAAAATCCGCAAGAGTATCGCCCCCAATCCCGCACTCAAACCAGCCTATGCGAGAGGCTACGCAGCCTTCCGTGCCGCTTGGAATGGGGCGTCAACCTAG
- a CDS encoding chlorohydrolase family protein, whose product MANGMRRTALTAAWVVGHAGGQHRLFRNGTVVVEGEKVLHVGDDFDGDVSETIDFGEAMIGPGFIDLDALADLDTTVLGYDNHPPELKGRVWPESYMQAGPREMYSPEELALQKRYAFSRLIRNGITTALPIASLFYRAWGETAEEFDAAADAAADLGLRVYLGPAYRSGNLVVNAERQIGFHYDEARGFQGLADAEAFITRHENTHGGLIRTMLAPDRIETCTPDLLARSGAAARAHNVPIRLHCCQSRLEYDLVLQQHGKSPLELLRDTTFFAPATILPHGLFLSGVNGITHDAPDHDILCQSGAALVHCPLVMARGGKVMQSFPRFRDLGVTIGMGTDTHPADMIQNMAIGVMTARIAEGNATCVSAADFYNAATLGGAEALNRPDLGRLVPGAAADLNVIRLDNPDIGQRIDPIQTLLLNGSGRDVSDVMIAGRFVMRDGIIPGVDEGEYHRRAQAQFDGMVAQYPDRTLFHPPVEEIFPTSYPLG is encoded by the coding sequence ATGGCAAACGGCATGAGGCGCACGGCTCTGACCGCCGCTTGGGTCGTCGGTCATGCAGGCGGCCAGCACCGTCTCTTCCGCAATGGTACGGTCGTCGTTGAAGGGGAAAAGGTGCTGCACGTCGGCGATGACTTCGACGGTGACGTGAGCGAAACCATCGATTTCGGAGAGGCCATGATTGGGCCGGGGTTCATCGACCTCGACGCGCTGGCCGACCTCGACACCACCGTGCTGGGTTATGACAATCATCCGCCCGAACTCAAGGGTCGGGTCTGGCCCGAGAGCTATATGCAGGCCGGGCCACGCGAGATGTATTCGCCCGAGGAACTGGCACTTCAAAAACGCTACGCCTTCTCCCGCCTTATTCGCAACGGCATCACCACGGCACTGCCTATCGCTTCGCTGTTTTACCGCGCTTGGGGAGAGACTGCGGAAGAGTTTGACGCCGCGGCGGATGCAGCAGCGGACCTCGGGCTGCGGGTCTACCTTGGCCCCGCCTATCGCAGCGGCAATCTGGTGGTGAATGCGGAGCGGCAGATCGGTTTTCACTATGACGAAGCGCGCGGGTTTCAGGGGCTTGCAGATGCCGAAGCCTTCATCACCCGCCATGAGAACACCCACGGCGGGCTGATCCGGACGATGCTGGCGCCCGACCGGATCGAAACCTGTACGCCCGACCTCCTGGCCCGAAGCGGTGCCGCCGCACGCGCCCATAACGTACCGATCCGGCTGCATTGCTGCCAGTCCCGGCTGGAATACGATCTGGTGTTGCAACAGCACGGCAAAAGCCCGCTGGAATTGCTGCGGGACACCACCTTCTTCGCCCCCGCAACGATCCTGCCGCATGGTCTGTTCCTATCGGGCGTCAACGGGATCACCCATGACGCGCCGGACCATGACATTCTGTGCCAATCAGGCGCGGCCTTGGTGCATTGCCCGCTGGTAATGGCGCGGGGCGGGAAGGTGATGCAGTCCTTTCCACGCTTCCGCGACCTTGGGGTGACCATTGGCATGGGCACCGATACGCATCCGGCGGATATGATACAGAATATGGCGATTGGCGTGATGACGGCCCGGATTGCCGAAGGGAATGCGACCTGTGTGAGCGCCGCCGATTTCTACAATGCCGCCACTTTGGGTGGAGCGGAGGCGTTGAACAGGCCAGATCTGGGGCGGCTCGTCCCCGGTGCGGCAGCGGATCTGAATGTGATCCGCCTTGATAACCCCGACATCGGCCAGCGCATCGACCCGATCCAAACCCTGCTGCTGAACGGCTCGGGCCGTGATGTGTCTGACGTGATGATTGCCGGGCGATTCGTCATGCGCGATGGCATCATCCCCGGTGTCGATGAGGGGGAGTATCACCGCCGCGCGCAGGCGCAGTTCGATGGCATGGTGGCACAATATCCTGATCGGACGCTGTTTCATCCGCCGGTCGAGGAGATCTTCCCCACAAGCTATCCGCTAGGTTGA